The nucleotide window AAGTTCTAGCGGAAAGCGACCAAGGAACAGCTCCTTGGCGAAAGATGGTTTTTCCCAACCACTTTGCCTCGACTCCTCGGCAACCGCTCTCGCTTGCTCCTCGCTGACCTGCACTTGCTGCGCCATCGCAGCCTCCTCGCTACGGACCGACATCGAGTGTTGATTACCCGATTCCTGCCCGAATAGTACGACGCGGCAACGTCGAAGTAGCCGCTTCCGAATTCTTGACGAGGCTAGGCGATCGCCCAGCACCACCGCGACACGTTGACCAGCAAGACGATCGCCGTCGCAGCGACCCGGGCCGGCGGCATGCACGCTAAAACCTTTGGCGGGTAACACCTTTAATACTCGCCGCGCGTCCTATACCGGCGACCGTTCGTTTCGGCACGCACCGCTGCGCACAAGACACCCGCACCGCCCGGTCGGAATTCTCCGTCCCGATGGCTCAAGAACCGAGGCCGGCGGCGCAGAGGACGACGGGTTCACCCACGGCATCGCGGCCGCAGCGATTCAGCTAGCCCGGTCGCGAGAAGCCAACGGCTGGTCCCGGCAACCTTTGCCGGCGGCGCAGTCAGCAACACACCACCGAAGCGCGAAAGCGGCTAGGCGTCTAGTTCCCGGGCGACCGCCTTGACCACCTCGGAAACCCGGCGAGCCGTCTTGCGGTCCGGGTACCGTCCCTTCCGCAGCTCTGGCTGCACGGCGCTTTCCAGCAAGGTGATCATGTCCTCGACCATGCCGTGCAGCTCGTCTGGGCTGTGCTTGTGCTCAACGGTTTCGCGGCGGGTGCGCGAAAGGCTTGGCGGCGGATCGAGCAGTTTGAGGCTCAATGCCTGCGGTCCGCGCCGTCCGGACGCGATGCCGAACTCGACACGTTGCCCCGCTTTGAGTCCCTCGACGCCCGCCGGCAACGCCGAGGAACGGACGTAGACATCCTCACCGTCCTCCTGCGATAAGAAGCCGAACCCCTTGTCGGAGTCGTACCACTTCACCTTGCCGGTCGGCACTGCTCTCACCTGCTTGTCTGATGGATCACTGGGTTTACAACAGAAGAAGCGTCCCGCATGCGCAGGACGCGATGACGAACTCAGATCCTACTCGGATGGTTGACCGACAAGCATCCCCGTTTACCCGGCACTCGGTAGCCTGGCGTTACAACAGGAGAAGATATGCGCCTGATCCTCAACGTCATTTGGCTTGTTTTCGGCGGCCTCTGGTTGGCCGTCGGATATCTGCTTGCGGCAATAGTCTGCTTCCTGATGGTCGTCACCATTCCGTTCGGCTTCGCCGCATTGCGGATCGCGTCGTACGCGTTGTGGCCGTTCGGCAGGACGATCGTTGAGAAGCCGACCGCGGGGACCGGCGCGTTGATCGGCAACGTCATCTGGGTAGTGCTGTTTGGCATCTGGCTAGCCATTGGGCACCTGGTGAGCGCCGTGGCGATGGCAGTAACCATCATCGGCATTCCGCTGGCGCTGGCCAATCTCAAGCTGATTCCGGTGTCGTTGGTGCCGCTGGGGAAGGAGATCGTTCCCGCGGACTGACCCGCCCGATCTATCGAGCACCCGCATCACGCCGGGGAGGCAGCCGTGCCGCGGCCCACCCGAGCGCCCCGCCGCCGACGATGTTGGGCCATGGCCCTCGGCATCTGCCTAGGTGTATGAGTCAATTGCCGTCCAAGCTGACGCCGCATCGTTATTCGCCGGCGACACACTTGACGTAGTCCCGGCAGTCAGCGGCAGGTAGGCCATGTGAAATATGTCACGTAACGGAACGATAACGACCGGGACACGCTCCGATGTCGGAATGCTATGAGCTGCGCAAACGGCGGGCATTCCTGGCGTTTTTGCGAGCGACTGTGAGGAAAACGCCGGGTCAACCCGCACGTGACGAGATCGGCTGAACCCGCTACCGTCTCGGGAGGCTTGTCAACCGACCCAAGTGACTTGCCTCCCTGCCTGCAAAGCGCCGAGCTCCATCCAGTAGGCGAGGGATTCCGACCGCGGATGGAGGCGGGGGACCCACCAGGTCCGCCGAGACGGGACCGGAGCCGTGTACGGCTCCTTGGGGTGAAGCCGATGTCGTCTCAACGGAGAACGACGCTGGCCGGGTTACCTCTCCAACCCGAACCCGACAGCTGACCTCGCAGGCGTTAACCGAGAGGAATCACCAGCCGTATGAGTGGACGTCACCGTAAGCCCACCGCATCGAGCGTCAGCGTTGCCAAAGTCGCCTTCACCGGCGCGGTACTTGGCAGCGGAAGCATTGCCCTGGCGGGCCAAGCGGCCGCAGCCACCGACAGCGAATGGGACCAGGTAGCCCGTTGCGAGTCCGGAGGCAACTGGGCGATCAACACCGGCAACGGGTACTACGGCGGCGTGCAATTCGCGCAAGGAACCTGGGCTTCGCACGGCGGCGGTGAATACGCCCCGTCGGCGCAGTTGGCCACCAGAGAACAGCAGATCGCGGTCGCCGAACGCGTCCTGGCGACCCAGGGTCGGGGTGCTTGGCCGGTATGCGGACACGGCCTTTCGGCGGCCACTCCCCGCGAGGTCCCCGCTCCGGCCGCAATGGACGCGCCGCTGGACGCACCTGGTCTCAACG belongs to Mycobacterium basiliense and includes:
- a CDS encoding cold-shock protein, which translates into the protein MPTGKVKWYDSDKGFGFLSQEDGEDVYVRSSALPAGVEGLKAGQRVEFGIASGRRGPQALSLKLLDPPPSLSRTRRETVEHKHSPDELHGMVEDMITLLESAVQPELRKGRYPDRKTARRVSEVVKAVARELDA
- a CDS encoding YccF domain-containing protein, producing the protein MRLILNVIWLVFGGLWLAVGYLLAAIVCFLMVVTIPFGFAALRIASYALWPFGRTIVEKPTAGTGALIGNVIWVVLFGIWLAIGHLVSAVAMAVTIIGIPLALANLKLIPVSLVPLGKEIVPAD